One genomic window of Amphiura filiformis chromosome 3, Afil_fr2py, whole genome shotgun sequence includes the following:
- the LOC140148669 gene encoding LOW QUALITY PROTEIN: dual specificity protein phosphatase 6-like (The sequence of the model RefSeq protein was modified relative to this genomic sequence to represent the inferred CDS: inserted 2 bases in 2 codons): MPAQTGTFIPEIMARAVSPELLHEQLVTSEVLLLDYRPNTSFNRSHIEGALNLTLPGLLLRRLRKGNVVFKCLIHGDEAKDKFIRTCKNVPVVLYDENSIDVNANSDCPFVLLLKRLREDGYRVRYLQGGFEKFKQLYPEMCETLDDGSDSEHSLSDLGFDKLKIDNSTDVQSETPLDNXFTVEILPGLFLGSKVDSENLELLSKIGVRYILNVTPNIPNCFASNGLTYMQIPISDHWSQNLAAFFPQAIEFIDQARNQKCGVLVHCLAGVSRSVTVTVAYLMQKLCLSLNDAYDFVKKRKSNISPTFNFMGQLLDFEQQLNSSPCRTGVCRCLAEGRRCMXPDPAWMSCEPTPSTGSSSSDSGNSSGCEGKKQVFHFTDFSEVQKEVPIFHFTETTPCTEFALPMTTSS, translated from the exons ATGCCTGCACAAACCGGGACATTTATTCCAGAAATCATGGCGCGGGCAGTAAGTCCAGAATTGCTGCATGAACAACTTGTAACAAGTGAAGTTCTTCTATTAGATTACCGACCGAACACAAGCTTCAATCGCTCCCACATCGAAGGGGCCCTAAACTTGACTCTACCTGGTCTTCTCCTCAGGCGATTACGGAAAGGAAATGTTGTCTTCAAGTGTCTCATACACGGAGATGAAGCCAAAGACAAGTTTATAAGAACATGTAAAAATGTGCCTGTTGTTTTATACGACGAGAACTCTATTGATGTTAATGCAAATTCAGACTGTCCATTCGTGTTATTATTGAAAAGATTGAGAGAAGATGGCTACCGTGTCCGCTATCTGCAAG GTGGTTTTGAGAAATTCAAGCAGCTTTATCCAGAAATGTGTGAAACATTGGATGATGGCAGTGATTCAGAACATTCCTTATCAGACTTGGGGTTTGACAAACTCAAAATAGACAATTCTACAGACGTCCAATCAGAAACACCTCTGGATA CATTTACCGTAGAGATACTTCCTGGACTTTTCTTAGGCTCCAAAGTGGACTCAGAGAATCTAGAACTTTTATCTAAAATAGGTGTGAGGTATATCCTGAATGTGACGCCCAATATTCCAAACTGTTTTGCAAGCAATGGACTGACATATATGCAGATACCTATCTCAGATCATTGGAGTCAAAACCTTGCAGCCTTCTTTCCTCAAGCAATAGAATTTATTG ATCAAGCACGTAATCAGAAGTGTGGAGTTCTGGTGCATTGCCTGGCTGGTGTGAGTCGTTCCGTTACCGTAACCGTTGCCTATCTCATGCAGAAGCTTTGTCTCTCCCTCAACGATGCCTATGACTTTGTCAAGAAGCGCAAATCAAACATCTCGCCCACCTTCAACTTCATGGGACAACTTCTAGATTTTGAACAACAACTCAACAGTAGCCCATGCCGCACAGGTGTGTGTAGATGTTTAGCGGAGGGAAGGAGGTGCA AGCCCGATCCAGCTTGGATGTCATGTGAACCAACTCCAAGCACAGGGTCATCCTCTTCCGATTCCGGAAATAGTAGTGGATGTGAAGGGAAAAAACAGGTGTTTCATTTCACAGACTTTTCAGAGGTTCAAAAAGAAGTGCCAATATTTCACTTCACTGAGACAACGCCTTGCACAGAGTTTGCCTTGCCTATGACGACATCAAGCTGA